Proteins encoded in a region of the Bacteroidota bacterium genome:
- a CDS encoding DUF3098 domain-containing protein yields the protein MAKRSRGSKARPSKSRSSQQETPSRSRPVAGRRGARKARMAFSRQNYLLLGLGLALVVAGYALMLMDNATSDDPVNSPLSLYVAPLLLLGGYLEIVYAILWRPRAEPQPEPAAT from the coding sequence ATGGCCAAGCGTTCGCGCGGCTCGAAAGCCCGCCCCTCGAAGTCTCGATCGTCCCAGCAGGAGACGCCGTCCCGATCGCGCCCGGTCGCTGGGCGGCGCGGTGCTCGCAAGGCGCGCATGGCATTCAGCCGCCAGAACTACCTCCTGCTCGGCCTCGGCCTCGCGCTCGTCGTCGCGGGCTACGCGCTCATGCTGATGGACAACGCCACGAGCGACGATCCGGTCAACAGCCCGCTCTCACTCTACGTTGCGCCGCTGCTGCTGCTGGGCGGCTACCTAGAGATCGTCTATGCGATCCTCTGGCGCCCTCGCGCGGAACCGCAGCCCGAACCTGCTGCAACATGA
- the trpS gene encoding tryptophan--tRNA ligase, with protein MLAGSPTKNQPPTTNHPTVVVSGIQPSGTLHLGNYFGALRQHIALAEDTSKRDEAYYFIVNYHALTTVNDRAALERYTYDVALDYLALGFDPEKAHLFVQSDVPQVTELAWIFLCLTPVSLLEKGVSYKDKVAQGLSANGGLLTYPILQAADILVYGGSLVPVGADQKQNIEISRDLAQKFNAAFCTDLDGNEDDPLFPVPEPLILDEVAVVPGVDGRKMSKSYGNTIGLFDEGKALKKKVMSIVTDSTPLEAPKDPDADNVFALIKLFADDAKREEVAAAYRAGGYGYGHAKKELLGLIDAYFAEARERRKDLAERPDYVRDVLRDGGIAARAKAEQFMEQVREHVGIVTTYQTTSMSS; from the coding sequence ATGCTCGCCGGTTCGCCCACCAAGAACCAACCGCCAACAACCAACCACCCGACCGTCGTCGTCTCCGGCATCCAGCCGTCGGGGACGCTGCACCTGGGCAACTACTTCGGCGCGCTGCGGCAGCACATCGCGCTCGCTGAGGACACGTCGAAACGCGATGAGGCGTACTACTTCATCGTCAACTACCACGCCCTCACGACGGTCAACGACCGCGCCGCGCTGGAGCGCTATACCTACGACGTCGCGCTCGACTACCTCGCGCTCGGCTTCGACCCCGAGAAAGCACACCTGTTCGTCCAGAGCGACGTGCCGCAGGTGACCGAGCTCGCCTGGATCTTCCTCTGCCTGACGCCAGTGAGTCTCCTCGAAAAGGGTGTGTCGTACAAGGACAAGGTGGCGCAGGGGCTCTCGGCGAACGGCGGGCTGCTAACCTACCCGATCCTCCAGGCGGCCGATATCCTCGTCTACGGCGGCTCGCTCGTACCGGTCGGCGCGGACCAGAAGCAAAACATCGAGATCAGCCGCGACCTCGCGCAGAAGTTCAACGCCGCGTTCTGCACGGATCTGGATGGGAACGAGGACGACCCGCTCTTCCCCGTCCCGGAGCCGCTCATCCTCGACGAGGTCGCCGTCGTGCCGGGCGTGGACGGGCGCAAGATGTCGAAGTCCTACGGCAACACGATCGGGCTCTTCGACGAGGGCAAGGCGCTCAAGAAGAAGGTCATGTCGATCGTCACCGATTCGACGCCGCTGGAGGCCCCGAAAGACCCCGACGCCGACAATGTGTTCGCGCTCATCAAGCTCTTCGCTGACGACGCGAAGCGCGAGGAGGTCGCCGCCGCCTACCGCGCGGGCGGCTACGGCTACGGCCACGCGAAGAAGGAACTCCTTGGCCTCATCGACGCCTACTTCGCCGAGGCGCGCGAGCGCCGCAAGGACCTGGCTGAGCGCCCCGACTATGTCCGCGACGTGCTCCGCGACGGGGGAATCGCCGCGCGTGCGAAAGCGGAGCAGTTCATGGAGCAGGTCCGCGAGCACGTTGGCATCGTCACGACCTACCAGACCACATCCATGTCATCCTGA
- a CDS encoding L,D-transpeptidase family protein — MRAPVRLSRPCVFARGLALALLLSPVATPTAWATSPVSASPVSASPVSASPVSASPVSASPVSTSPVSEVLRSRIGGDTAPHVRVGNQAMPVHPDLAPFYAGRDYAEAWVTHPRGGAMAQDLLATLAESRYDGLRPDAYHLPRLEPLVADWPLDPAGADAERAADLDLLLTDAFLRFGHDLLGRRIDPHALYGDDWFPTPRSEDLRAHLTDAIESAQVRGTLDRLYPSHPAYWRLRDELKRQHALADAMGSWPTILPIRTLLPGESSTQVPALRRQLVLLGDYDADLDDAEAMASEYYEYEMQPAVERFQARNGFDVTGRVNQATRTALNRPPGDNIPLLEANLERWRWLPVNLGATHIMVNAPAYRLRVEENGREALAMNVVVGNLGWKTPMFSDTLTEVIFQPTWGVPSSIAADETIPRVRARGASYLTSRGYKVYDRRTGARIDPATVDWSQATASRYRFIQRPGRANPLGEVKFRFPNPHGIYLHDTNSRSLFNREARAFSHGCIRLADPGSLAKYLLAPYNNWDDAKVDAALAGGPTTGATLDTGIPIHLVYFTAWAGPDGLQVYDDVYGHDEKLIATLNALDQPLAGR; from the coding sequence ATGAGAGCCCCCGTCCGCCTCTCCCGGCCCTGCGTCTTTGCACGCGGCCTCGCCCTGGCCCTCCTACTGAGTCCCGTTGCCACACCGACCGCGTGGGCGACGTCGCCCGTGAGCGCGTCGCCCGTGAGCGCGTCGCCCGTGAGCGCGTCGCCCGTGAGCGCGTCGCCCGTGAGCGCGTCGCCCGTGAGCACGTCGCCCGTGAGCGAGGTGCTCCGCAGCCGCATCGGAGGCGACACCGCACCGCATGTGCGCGTCGGGAATCAGGCGATGCCGGTACACCCGGACCTCGCGCCGTTCTATGCCGGTCGCGACTATGCCGAGGCCTGGGTCACCCATCCTCGGGGAGGCGCGATGGCGCAAGACCTGCTCGCCACGCTCGCCGAGAGCCGCTACGACGGCCTGCGCCCGGACGCCTACCACCTGCCCCGCCTGGAACCCCTCGTGGCGGACTGGCCCTTGGACCCGGCCGGTGCCGACGCCGAGCGCGCTGCCGACCTCGACCTGCTCCTTACTGACGCCTTCCTGCGCTTCGGCCACGACCTGCTCGGCCGGCGCATCGACCCGCATGCACTCTACGGCGACGACTGGTTCCCGACGCCCCGCTCGGAAGACCTCCGCGCGCACCTCACCGACGCGATCGAAAGCGCCCAGGTGCGCGGCACCCTCGACCGCCTCTATCCCAGCCATCCCGCCTACTGGCGGCTCCGCGACGAACTCAAGCGCCAGCACGCCCTCGCCGACGCGATGGGGAGCTGGCCGACGATCCTCCCGATCCGCACGCTGCTGCCCGGCGAATCGTCCACGCAGGTCCCGGCGCTGCGCCGCCAACTCGTCCTCCTCGGCGACTACGACGCCGACCTCGACGACGCCGAGGCGATGGCGAGCGAGTACTACGAGTACGAGATGCAGCCCGCCGTCGAGCGCTTCCAGGCGCGCAATGGGTTCGACGTGACAGGCCGCGTCAACCAGGCCACGCGCACGGCGCTCAACCGCCCGCCCGGCGACAACATCCCGCTCCTCGAAGCCAACCTGGAGCGCTGGCGCTGGCTCCCCGTCAACCTCGGCGCGACGCACATCATGGTCAACGCACCGGCCTACCGCCTCCGCGTCGAGGAGAACGGGCGCGAGGCCCTCGCCATGAACGTGGTCGTGGGCAACCTGGGCTGGAAGACCCCGATGTTTTCGGACACGCTCACGGAGGTCATCTTCCAGCCGACCTGGGGCGTGCCGTCCTCCATCGCCGCCGACGAGACGATCCCGCGGGTGCGGGCGCGCGGCGCGAGCTACCTCACCAGCCGCGGCTACAAAGTCTACGACCGCCGGACCGGCGCGCGCATCGACCCGGCCACCGTGGACTGGAGCCAGGCGACGGCCAGCCGCTACCGCTTCATCCAGCGACCGGGGCGCGCCAACCCGCTCGGCGAGGTCAAATTCCGCTTCCCCAACCCGCACGGCATCTACCTCCACGACACCAACAGCCGGAGCCTGTTCAACCGCGAGGCACGCGCCTTCAGCCACGGCTGCATCCGCCTCGCCGACCCGGGTAGCCTCGCCAAGTATCTCCTCGCCCCCTACAACAACTGGGACGATGCCAAGGTCGACGCTGCCCTCGCTGGCGGCCCGACGACCGGCGCCACACTCGACACGGGCATTCCGATCCACCTCGTCTACTTCACCGCCTGGGCCGGTCCCGATGGCCTCCAGGTCTACGACGATGTCTACGGCCACGACGAGAAGCTCATCGCCACGCTGAACGCGCTGGACCAGCCGCTCGCCGGACGATAG
- a CDS encoding four helix bundle protein, translated as MAAFKRFEDMEAWQAARRLVGEIYAATNTGAFQRDFSLRDQIRRAAISVPSNIAEGFERGSDRDFARFLLIAKGSAGEVRAQLYCALDLGYLSNEEFQHLHDLVK; from the coding sequence ATGGCCGCGTTCAAGCGATTCGAGGATATGGAGGCGTGGCAGGCGGCTCGTCGGCTCGTCGGCGAGATCTACGCAGCCACCAACACGGGCGCGTTTCAGCGCGACTTTTCACTGCGCGACCAGATCCGACGTGCGGCGATCTCAGTCCCGTCGAACATCGCTGAGGGCTTCGAGCGCGGCAGCGACCGTGACTTCGCGCGCTTTCTCCTGATCGCGAAGGGATCGGCTGGTGAGGTGCGCGCCCAGTTGTACTGTGCTCTCGATCTGGGCTACCTCTCCAACGAGGAGTTCCAGCACCTTCACGACTTAGTGAAGTAA
- a CDS encoding aminodeoxychorismate/anthranilate synthase component II, whose product MILILDNYDSFTYNLVHLVARHTDQYEVVRNDALTLDEVRERAYDAVLISPGPGRPEDAGLSEPIIRELGATTPILGVCLGHQAIGRVFGGTVTYAPTLMHGKTSDVTHDDQGVFAGVAQPCTATRYHSLVVAREDLPDCFTISAETADGTIMGLRHKDFPIEGIQFHPESVLTTEGPKMIANWVGMVTGRRSQVADQGEPATPQEN is encoded by the coding sequence GTGATTCTGATTCTCGACAACTACGACTCGTTCACCTACAACCTCGTCCACCTCGTGGCGCGGCATACGGACCAGTATGAGGTCGTGCGCAACGACGCGCTGACACTGGACGAGGTACGGGAGCGGGCTTACGACGCTGTGCTGATCTCGCCAGGCCCAGGCCGTCCGGAGGATGCGGGCCTCTCGGAGCCGATCATCCGCGAACTCGGCGCTACGACGCCCATCCTCGGCGTGTGCCTCGGGCACCAGGCCATCGGGCGCGTCTTCGGAGGGACCGTGACCTACGCGCCCACCCTGATGCATGGCAAGACGAGCGACGTGACCCACGACGACCAAGGCGTCTTCGCGGGCGTTGCCCAGCCCTGCACGGCGACGCGCTACCACTCGCTCGTTGTCGCCCGCGAGGACCTGCCCGACTGCTTCACCATCTCCGCCGAGACTGCCGACGGCACCATCATGGGCCTCCGCCACAAGGACTTCCCCATTGAGGGCATCCAGTTTCACCCGGAGTCGGTGTTGACGACGGAAGGTCCCAAGATGATCGCGAACTGGGTTGGGATGGTCACAGGTCGCAGGTCGCAGGTCGCAGATCAGGGAGAACCAGCCACTCCACAAGAAAACTGA
- a CDS encoding YdcF family protein, which produces MDFILSKLLPQLVYPLGLACVLLAIALWRTRRGAGAKATGKPKGRKMIALALLALLLGGNRFVAYGLTDALEDQAVALRADSLAADAVVVLGGGTRPLTAPRMTAEVNEGGDRVLYAAQLWRAGAAPLVVVSGGSGSLGAQGAQPEAYSMAGLLGFVGVPDSVLVLEPRSRNTYENAVETKRLLDARGVTDIVLVTSAFHMPRAVRVFEAQGFTVRAAPTDFIVTDAEWARVKRLRPDVLLQNLLPDAEMLQLTTRAVKEYIGTAVYRLRGWL; this is translated from the coding sequence TTGGACTTCATCCTCTCCAAGCTGCTTCCGCAACTCGTCTACCCGCTCGGGCTGGCGTGCGTGCTGCTGGCCATCGCACTCTGGCGAACGCGCCGCGGCGCCGGGGCAAAGGCGACAGGGAAGCCGAAAGGGCGCAAGATGATCGCGCTCGCGCTCCTGGCGCTGCTGCTCGGCGGCAACCGCTTCGTCGCCTACGGGCTCACCGACGCGCTCGAAGACCAGGCGGTGGCGCTGCGGGCTGACTCGCTCGCGGCCGATGCAGTCGTGGTCCTTGGGGGTGGAACGCGGCCGCTCACGGCACCGAGGATGACCGCAGAGGTCAACGAGGGGGGCGACCGCGTGCTCTATGCTGCCCAACTGTGGCGGGCGGGCGCCGCGCCGCTCGTGGTGGTCAGCGGGGGCAGTGGCAGCCTGGGCGCTCAAGGCGCGCAGCCCGAAGCCTACAGTATGGCTGGGCTGCTGGGCTTCGTCGGCGTGCCCGACAGCGTGCTCGTCCTGGAGCCGCGCTCGCGTAACACTTACGAGAACGCCGTCGAGACGAAGCGCCTACTCGACGCACGTGGGGTGACGGACATCGTGCTCGTGACCTCGGCGTTCCACATGCCGCGCGCGGTCCGCGTCTTCGAAGCCCAGGGCTTCACCGTGCGTGCGGCGCCGACGGACTTCATCGTCACCGACGCGGAGTGGGCACGCGTCAAGCGCCTCCGCCCCGACGTGCTGCTCCAGAACCTGCTGCCCGATGCGGAGATGCTGCAGCTGACCACGCGTGCCGTGAAGGAGTACATCGGCACGGCGGTCTACCGGCTGCGAGGCTGGCTGTAG
- a CDS encoding four helix bundle protein, with protein MLVDDFKKLRVYRAAFDVAMELYARSKAWPSEERHALTDQVRRSSRSVCANIAEAWHKRSYPKHFAAKLRDASSEAAETLVWIDFAEACELLDTDEADILTERVRSVLAGLTKMVAQADRWCGPSTLCEPEKAYDLEA; from the coding sequence ATGCTCGTTGACGACTTCAAAAAGCTCCGGGTCTATCGCGCTGCGTTCGATGTAGCGATGGAACTGTATGCACGCTCGAAAGCGTGGCCGAGCGAGGAGCGCCATGCGCTGACGGACCAGGTGCGCCGCTCGTCACGTTCGGTCTGCGCGAACATCGCCGAAGCGTGGCACAAGCGGAGCTACCCGAAGCACTTTGCCGCGAAGCTGCGCGACGCGAGCAGCGAAGCAGCTGAGACCCTCGTCTGGATCGACTTCGCCGAAGCCTGCGAGTTGCTCGACACGGACGAAGCCGACATCCTCACCGAACGTGTTCGCAGCGTCCTCGCCGGCCTCACCAAGATGGTTGCGCAAGCAGACCGCTGGTGCGGCCCATCCACCCTTTGCGAACCAGAAAAGGCCTACGACCTCGAAGCTTGA
- the trpE gene encoding anthranilate synthase component I: MTLDQFRILVADRLAAGSTRVAVPVFVRRSADLLTPVAAYLKLRQPGTLGFLLESVEGGEKLARYSFLGVGPHLVLEADGAGVRITRPNQHGGDGAPQTETRAGSVYDVLGELLADVDEVKIPDLPRFTGGGVGYLGYDTVRLLERLPEPPPDPLGLPDALWAFYDTLVAFDHVRHQMLLIATVFADAYTDLDDAYAAAQHRLARLEQRLAEGTAEPGPAIQLRADAIASNFARSDFEAAVETAKQHIVEGDIFQVVLSQRFAMPFRGDTFNLYRALRQVNPSPYLFYLDLHSASLDGQPGQDFALVGSSPEVLVRVEEGRAEVLPIAGTRKRGADAEEDAALETDLLADPKERAEHLMLVDLGRNDLGRVCAPGTVAVDRYAYVERYSHVMHIVSAVSGLVDERRTAMDVLGATFPAGTVSGAPKIRAMEIIDTLEPEKRGVYAGAVGYADYSGNMDTCIAIRTMVVQRNGPHHGTAYVQAGAGIVADSDPASEYEETRSKARALHQAMRLAADGLL; encoded by the coding sequence ATGACCCTCGACCAGTTCCGCATCCTCGTCGCCGACCGCCTCGCTGCGGGCAGCACGCGCGTGGCCGTGCCCGTCTTCGTGCGGCGCTCGGCGGACCTGCTGACGCCGGTGGCGGCCTACCTGAAGCTGCGGCAGCCGGGCACGCTCGGCTTCCTGCTGGAGAGCGTCGAGGGCGGCGAGAAGCTGGCGCGCTACTCGTTCCTCGGCGTCGGCCCCCACCTCGTCCTCGAAGCGGACGGCGCCGGGGTGCGAATCACGCGTCCCAACCAGCACGGCGGCGATGGCGCGCCGCAGACGGAGACGCGCGCAGGGTCGGTCTACGACGTGCTCGGCGAGCTGCTCGCCGACGTGGACGAGGTCAAGATCCCCGACCTCCCGCGCTTCACGGGCGGCGGCGTGGGCTACCTCGGCTATGACACCGTCCGCCTCCTCGAACGCCTCCCGGAGCCGCCCCCGGACCCGCTCGGCCTGCCCGATGCGCTGTGGGCGTTCTACGATACGCTCGTCGCGTTCGACCACGTGCGGCACCAGATGCTGCTCATCGCGACCGTCTTCGCCGACGCCTACACGGACCTCGACGACGCCTACGCCGCAGCGCAGCACCGGCTCGCGCGCCTCGAACAGCGTCTCGCCGAGGGCACGGCCGAGCCTGGCCCCGCCATCCAGCTCCGCGCCGACGCCATCGCCTCCAACTTCGCGCGCAGCGACTTCGAGGCGGCCGTCGAGACCGCGAAGCAGCACATCGTGGAGGGCGACATCTTCCAGGTCGTCCTCTCGCAGCGCTTTGCGATGCCGTTCCGCGGCGACACGTTCAACCTCTACCGCGCACTCCGGCAGGTCAACCCGTCGCCGTACCTGTTCTACCTCGACCTGCACAGCGCCAGTCTGGATGGACAGCCGGGCCAGGATTTCGCGCTCGTCGGGTCCTCCCCGGAGGTGCTCGTGCGCGTGGAGGAGGGCCGCGCCGAGGTGCTGCCCATCGCCGGGACGCGCAAGCGCGGGGCCGATGCTGAGGAAGACGCGGCGCTGGAAACCGACCTCCTCGCCGACCCGAAGGAGCGCGCTGAGCATCTGATGCTGGTCGACCTCGGCCGCAACGACCTCGGCCGCGTCTGCGCGCCGGGCACCGTAGCCGTGGACCGCTACGCTTACGTCGAGCGCTACAGCCACGTGATGCACATCGTCTCGGCCGTGTCGGGCCTCGTGGATGAGCGCCGCACGGCGATGGACGTGCTCGGCGCGACGTTCCCGGCCGGCACCGTCTCGGGCGCGCCCAAGATCCGCGCGATGGAGATCATCGACACCCTCGAACCCGAGAAACGCGGCGTCTACGCCGGGGCCGTCGGCTATGCTGACTACTCCGGCAACATGGACACCTGCATCGCCATCCGCACGATGGTCGTCCAGCGCAACGGCCCCCATCACGGCACCGCCTACGTCCAAGCCGGTGCTGGCATCGTGGCCGACTCCGACCCTGCTTCCGAGTACGAGGAAACCCGCAGCAAGGCCCGCGCGCTTCACCAGGCCATGCGCCTCGCGGCCGACGGCCTGCTTTGA